A genomic stretch from Pseudomonas sp. MUP55 includes:
- a CDS encoding substrate-binding domain-containing protein, producing MKMLPKTLCLLAASITLGSACPVFADAAKPIRIGASFQEINNPYFVTMKNALEEAGASIGAKLIITDARHDVSKQVSDVEDMLQKGIDILLINPTDSVGVQSAVKSAHAAGVVVVAVDAQADGPLDSFVGSKNYDAGFQACEYLAKNIGDKGNIAILDGIAVVPILERVRGCKEAVAKHPDIKIVSIQNGKQERDQALTVTENMLQAQPTLKGIFSVNDNGSLGALSAIEASGLDVKLVSVDGAPEAIKAIQKPGSKFIATSAQYPRDQVRLALGIALAKHWGSQVPATLPVDITLIDQAKAKDFSW from the coding sequence ATGAAAATGCTCCCGAAAACCCTGTGTTTATTGGCTGCCAGCATCACCCTGGGCAGTGCTTGCCCGGTGTTTGCCGACGCCGCCAAACCGATCCGCATCGGCGCCTCGTTCCAGGAAATCAACAACCCCTATTTCGTCACCATGAAAAACGCCCTGGAAGAAGCTGGCGCGAGCATCGGTGCGAAACTGATCATCACCGACGCCCGCCATGACGTGTCCAAGCAAGTCAGTGATGTTGAAGACATGCTGCAAAAAGGCATCGACATTCTGCTGATCAACCCGACCGATTCGGTCGGCGTGCAATCGGCGGTCAAGTCCGCCCATGCCGCCGGGGTGGTCGTGGTGGCGGTGGACGCCCAGGCCGATGGCCCACTGGATTCCTTCGTCGGCTCGAAAAACTACGACGCCGGTTTCCAGGCCTGCGAATACCTGGCCAAAAACATCGGCGACAAAGGCAACATCGCGATCCTCGACGGCATCGCCGTGGTGCCGATCCTGGAGCGCGTGCGCGGTTGCAAGGAGGCGGTGGCCAAGCACCCGGACATCAAGATTGTCAGCATTCAGAACGGCAAGCAGGAACGTGACCAGGCGCTGACCGTCACCGAAAACATGTTGCAGGCCCAGCCCACCCTCAAGGGCATTTTCAGCGTGAATGACAACGGCTCCCTGGGTGCGCTGTCGGCCATCGAAGCCAGCGGCCTGGATGTGAAGCTGGTCAGCGTCGACGGTGCGCCGGAAGCGATCAAGGCGATCCAGAAACCCGGCAGCAAGTTCATCGCCACCTCCGCTCAATACCCCCGCGACCAGGTCCGCCTGGCTCTTGGCATCGCCCTGGCCAAGCACTGGGGCTCGCAAGTGCCCGCCACGCTGCCGGTGGACATCACCTTGATCGACCAGGCCAAGGCCAAGGACTTCAGCTGGTAA
- a CDS encoding lipocalin-like domain-containing protein, whose protein sequence is MKIKALAWAVLLLLSACDQAPRPEEGFAGLGSDAADFVQVVPGKVFTFPEDHGPHPGFRIEWWYVTANLKDAQGNAFGVQWTLFRNAVNAGPAQPGWRDSTLWLGHAAVTSATRHYAAERFARGGVGQAGAQARPFGAWIDDWNFATRPGAASPLADMQLKASGAQFAYDLQLTSSRPLVLQGDNGYSRKSDQGQASYYYSQPFFTASGSLSIDGQTYQVSGPAWLDREWSSQPLAASQTGWDWFSLHLDRGEHLMLFRVRQKDGGGYLTGTWIDAQGHTETLHNADIQLAPLANTQIEGRSIPTRWSLKIPGKHLDITTEAVNPKAWMNLAIPYWEGPVKFDGGVGYLEMTGY, encoded by the coding sequence ATGAAGATTAAAGCGTTGGCGTGGGCGGTTTTGCTGCTGCTGAGCGCGTGCGACCAGGCACCGCGCCCCGAAGAAGGCTTCGCCGGCCTGGGCAGTGATGCGGCGGACTTTGTGCAGGTGGTGCCCGGCAAGGTCTTCACCTTCCCCGAAGACCACGGCCCGCATCCGGGCTTTCGCATCGAATGGTGGTACGTCACCGCCAACCTCAAGGACGCCCAAGGCAATGCCTTCGGTGTGCAATGGACCTTGTTCCGCAACGCCGTAAACGCGGGGCCTGCGCAACCGGGCTGGCGCGACTCGACCCTTTGGCTCGGGCATGCCGCCGTCACCTCCGCCACCCGGCACTACGCCGCCGAGCGCTTCGCCCGTGGCGGCGTCGGCCAGGCCGGGGCGCAGGCCCGGCCCTTTGGCGCTTGGATCGACGACTGGAACTTCGCCACCCGCCCGGGCGCCGCCAGCCCGTTGGCCGACATGCAACTCAAGGCCAGCGGCGCGCAGTTCGCCTACGACCTGCAATTGACCTCCAGCCGCCCGCTGGTGCTGCAGGGCGATAACGGCTACAGCCGCAAATCCGACCAGGGCCAGGCGTCCTACTACTACAGCCAGCCGTTTTTCACCGCCAGCGGCAGCCTCAGCATCGACGGCCAGACCTACCAGGTCAGCGGCCCCGCCTGGCTGGACCGCGAATGGAGCAGCCAGCCACTGGCCGCGAGCCAGACCGGCTGGGACTGGTTCTCCCTGCACCTGGACCGAGGCGAACACCTGATGCTGTTTCGCGTGCGGCAGAAGGACGGCGGCGGCTACCTCACCGGCACCTGGATCGATGCGCAAGGCCATACCGAGACCTTGCACAACGCCGATATCCAACTCGCGCCGCTGGCCAACACCCAGATCGAAGGGCGCAGTATCCCCACGCGCTGGTCGCTGAAAATTCCCGGCAAACACCTGGACATCACCACCGAAGCTGTCAACCCGAAGGCGTGGATGAACCTGGCAATTCCCTACTGGGAAGGACCGGTGAAATTTGACGGTGGGGTGGGGTATCTGGAGATGACGGGGTACTAG